The Ascochyta rabiei chromosome 18, complete sequence DNA segment TTTACAGAGGTCCGTAAGTGCGTACGGGACGTAAAGAAGTCCGTAGCGGCTCTAGAGCTTGCTATGGattcctcctcctcagaggacagtgatgaagatgatgagGATTAAATAGTTTACAGGTCTGCACATGAATGAAACAGTGTTtacagtgctatttacactccTGTTACTGTTGTGATTTTCCCTTGCTTACTAACTCTCTACCCCGCTACCCCTGTAAACGCAAAGCTCTGCACCCGCTGGCCCAAACACTGGCATATTGTTTATCAAATTTCAGAAACGAGCCATCCAACCGGCGGACAACAGCAAAGCAGTCTCGATCAGCTATGCTGTAAGGACTATTTCACACTACCGTGCTAGAGATCGAGTTGAAGCTCATCGAGTCTGCATCAGCGGTCCAAGTTGACTACTAATTGTAGTAACTATCACCCTCGCTCTAGACGTGCGGCTACTGCAGAAAAGCGTCTAGTTCTCACACGTAGCGAAACTCTACAGCGCTTTTCACCCCGGCACACACCCTCATCTCGTACATCTTGTCGCTCCTTTTATGTCGAGTTATCGTCACGGCCGAGCTCATCGCCTCAGGGCCGTCCTGGCCGTCTCAGATTCTCTATAGATCGAACCGCCCTCCATGAGAGAGCGAGTAAGAAGGACGTGCAGGCTGTGGTATCTGGGCGCAAAGGTAAGGACTGCGTTTCTTCAACGGCAGATGCCGGCTGCTGGCACCTCGTTTGCACAAGCGGAGCTTTCCCATCTTCGTCTGAGCAAAACAACTCTGATAGTGTCCCAGTGACTATATGCTGGAAGCGGGCACGGATACCTAGAGTAAGTCGGACCGCACCCCACACCGGCGTCACCACCTGGACGGCGCGCTAGCAGGCGTGGGAACCCCGCTTCTTGCATAGACGCGTGTAAGTAAGCGTGCCATTGTGGTGGATCGAGCCGCCGTGTGCATAAAAGCTCAGTTTATCTCGAACTGCGTTGTGGAGAAAAAGAATTGCGTCTGTCACAGCGGTAGTGATGGCTTCGAGTACAGATGTGGAATTGAGGCAACGCCGCTGTGAAGGCGTGCCGGAGAAGATGAAGGCACTGCAGTAAGAGCTGCTTCTAtactttttcttcttcttcttcttcttcttcttcttcttcttcttcttcttcttcttcttcttcttagtatacGAAATCAGAGCTGACATGCAGCAGATACTCTGGTGCGGAGGCATTCGCCGTAGTCGAGATGGACGTGCCCGAGAttggcgacgacgacgtccTGGTACACATACGCACGACAATGCACTCCAGCAAGACTGAAGCCAGCAGGTCAAGATAGCAGCTTGCGGAGTCTGCGGCACAGATCTCCACTACCACAAGGGCGAGTTCCTAGCGAAGGTGATGATAACTTCAACATGCTCCGTAGCAGAAAACGACGGCGAAACTGACTACCGGAACAGTGGCCGTTGATACCCGGTACATCCTACCCATCCGCTCTACATTGCGACCTCGACCCACTCGTCTCAGTTCTAACCGTGACAGGTCACGAAGCAGCCGGCACGGTGGTAGCAGTGGGGGGGAACGTGACCGCGCTCTCGCTGCACGACCGCGTAACCGCCGACCCGCTGCAACCATGCCTTTCGTGCTTCCACTGCACACGGCGCAAACCGCTGCTCTGCGACCGCCTGAAGGCCTTTGGAGGCAACGCTCCGGGCGGGTTCGCAGAGTACTGTCGCTATCCCGCGCGGCAGGTGCATTGCATTGGCGCGCTGCCCTTCCTGGACGCGGTGCTGCTGGAGCCGCTGGCGTGCGCGGCGCACGGGATCGAGCGCATGCAGATGGGCGTGGGGAGCGCGGTGTTGCTGTTTGGATGCGGGCCGACGGGGATGTTGATTGCGCAGTTGGTGCGGTTGAATGGTGGTGCGCATGTATGTATATACCCCCCTCTTCCTTTCTTGTCATCTCAACACTACACCTCAACACCACACCGCCTACTAACCCAGGAGCAAAAGCTGACCATCGCCGCACACCCCAATGCGAAACTCGCTCTCGCGCAATCCATGCACCTCGCAGACGCCTACCACCCCATCTCGCCCACGGATCCCTCCTCCTCCCTCTCAGCGCTGCAAGCCGCGAACCCGCACGGCTTCGACGTCGTCATCGAAGCCACGGGCAGCCCGAGCGTGCTCGAGTCAGCGCTGCGCTTTGTGCGCAAGGGCGGCAAGCTGGTCGTGTACGGCGTTTACAACGCGGCGGCCAAGATTGCTTGGGAGCCGTTTGTCATCTGGGAGAGGGAGTTGGAGGTGCTGGCGAGTTTCTGCAGTATGGGGCATGTGCCGGTCGCGTTGGATTACGTGAGGGCTGGGCGGGTGAGGGTGAGTGGTGTTGTGGATCGGACGTTTCGTGTCGAGGAGTGGGGTGCCTGTTTGGAGGTGGTAAGGCGGGGGGAGTGTGTCAAGGCTGCAATTGTGTTTTGAGTAGGAAGAAAAGGTGGTGGGGTCAAATTGATTTGTATAGTTTGATGTTGATTTCGGGATATGTGAGCGTTTTTTACGCCCACTTTGCATTCAGCGCCTCGACCTGCTGCTTCGTGACTGGCAACACGCTCCCATGCCTCAGGTTCTTGGGCCACGCGGCGCGATCCGACGGCGTCCACACGCCGCCCGCAACATCGACACTCTCGTACGGCCGGTACCCGTCCCCGCCGTAGAAATCCAACAGCAGATGCGCTTTGCCCTCGACTTCGTTGTCCCAGTAAACGGCGGGCCCCTCGACAGCGGACTCGATGATGGAGTTTGCGCCCTGTGGACGCGTCCAGGGTCCGAAGAGACCGCTCGTGCTGACCTCGGTGAAGACGGTCTTGGCCGTCTCGTTTTTGACGAAGCGCGCGTACTTGTTGTCGCCGAGGTCGAGGAACTCCAAGTCGATGACGTTGGTGGGGGAGTAGTCGATGTAGTCTGCTGGGGCCGAGAAGGTGGTGAAGTCGCGCGTGTATGCGTACCGCAGCTTGGTTGCACTGGGAGCGCCGGTGTGGCCTGGATCGTCGGCGCCGTAGAACTTGCTCGCCCAGTGAACGAGGTACTCGCCCTTTGCTTGATCCCAGACAGCAGACGGCGCCCACACCATGCCCGCGCTTGCGTCTTCCACCTCGATAAGCCGCTCGGACTTCCAGGTTGTCAGGTCCGTGGACTCCCAGACGAAGATGGAGCGGCTGCCGTTGCGCTGTGCAATGTCCCAGGTGGTGGCGCCGATATTGAGGTCGGTGCCGATGATGTAGTACTTGGGGTCGCTGGGGGCGGTGATGATGGAGGGGTCGCGGACGCCTTTTGTGCCGAGGGTGGGGACGATGACGGGGTCGCCGTTGTTGAGGGGGTTCATGGAGGCCGCGTTGTTGCCGGTCGATTGGTAGAAGTAGACATTCGGCGCATCGCCGAGGAAGAAGACGCCCAGGTAGCCGGTGAGGGAGGATTTGGCATTGGCGCGAGGGGTCATGTAGGAGGCAAAGTCAAGAGTGGGCAGGGCAAGGGCGCTGGGCAGCAGCGCAAGGCACGTGGAGAAACGCATGATGGAGGTGTTGAGCAGGTCTGGTGTTTCGGTGGGTTGAGTCGTGCTTTTATCCTGCACGCAGTTCGTGATACAAAGGGGGTGCCTGAACAGAGTAGAATTACGATTTGCCGCAGCCGGGGTCTTCTTCTTGTAAAAGATCACTGCCTACCTAGATGCTCAGTGCAAGCGGCTCGTATTTCTACTCCGTTCAGGGACCCCCCTTGTACATGAGTTCCATCATTGCCCCGATCGCCGAGCGTAGTGCGTAGTGGAGATTTGAGGGTCGGAGCGAATGCCTTTACGAGAAGTGCAGCCTCGGTGAAGCGTCGATTCCTTGTGGGAAATCTTGTGGGTGAGGGGCTGGATTGGTGAGGGAAGTGATTTCTCCGGATCTGCGGAGGCCAAGGCCGTGGAGGTGGAGCTCAATACGACCGCAGGCCCGGCCGGATACGGTTGGAAGCGGGCAAGTGGTGCCTAGATATGACGTACCCGTGTTTTTTTTGGAACATCATGTGCTTCTGCGCCGAGGGACGTAGACGTGCAGTTACAATACGAGAAAGTACAAACTTGAATTGGTATCTGGATGCGCCGTGAATGCCGAATCAACGCCGAGCGATGCTGCTAACAAAAACTCAATCGTCGCTGTCGTAGCCCGCTACGAGCATCGTGGACAGCGTGCTCGGGGCGGGTGCTGCCTTGACGGGTGCTACCTTGACGGGTGCTACCTTGACGGGTGCTGAGACAGCGGGCGCAGGTGCTTTCTTTTTGATGCCGAGGACGGCGCCAAagtccttcttctcctttggCTTCTTGCTGAAGACGGCGACGGGGGTGGCTTCGACAGGCTCGTCGAGCGTGTCCTCGTCGATGACCTCTTCACCCAGGTCTGGCATCTCGCGGCTGCTGAAGGCTCTGCGCGCTGCTTCGGCGTCGTCCTCTTCCTGCTTCTGCCGGCGCGCGTCTGCATCGTCGGGGGGCGGCGCGACGGTCGCGGTGGTGCCGTCCTGCTCTGCTTTTGCGATGCGGGCGTTCCTCGAGCGAATCTCGTCGAGGGCGTCGGCAATGGCCATCTCCGTCTTGGCGTCGATGACCTTGGTCTCGAGCTCCTTCATGGCGTCTCGCTCGGCCTCTTCCTTCTCCAGGCGGTCGAGGCGCTCCTCCTCCGTCTCCTCGGCGAGCTTCGCCTCTCGCCAGGGCTCAAAGTTGCGTTTGGCGCCGCGCTCGCACTCGTAGTCCATGTTTTTTGGGTCCGTCTTGAAGGTGATTTCGCCGGAGCAGCGGGTGCATCTGATGTAGAAGCGGAAGATGGCGATGGCGTAGTACTTTTCGTCGGTGGTCTCCTTGCGGGCGTTGAACTTGCGGCCTTTGTAGATGAACTCGCCGCAGTGGGTGCACTTCATGGAGAAGGGGGCCATGAGGCGCACGGTCTGGACCTTGGGGCCGGCATTCTTGGGGCCGCGCTGGCGGGTGATTTTGGAGGGGTCGAAGTCGGGGGGGTAGTATTTGGAGAGGACCTTTCGCTCAGACATGGCGGGGTTGTGTGGGGGTGGtggttggtggtggtggtggtggtggtggtgatggtcgTAGCAATCCGTGGTGAAGGCGAGTGTGGAGGCGAGTGTGAGGGTGAATGGCTGCAGGGCTAGTCTTGGCACTTCCGAACTCCCCGCAGGCATGGCCCCACATGCCCACGCGCAAGGCTGGCATCGTCAACAACGCGTGCACCGACTCTCGCAACATCACCCACACGGCCACGCCCCACCACCGCCCGCCCACCCCAACGCTTGCCGCGCATGGAGAAATACCTGCGCGAGTGGCGCCAGGACGCCGTCAACCGGCACCAGTACGACACGGCCATTTTCGTCGCCGACAAACTGCTGGCCATTACAGGTGAGTCGATGGATGCCAGACATGCTGCCTCCACCCCGTCACGTTACCTCGCTACTCTCACCACACCTACTCATGTTCACTCTCGCCACACCTACTCATGTTCACTCTGACCACACCTACTCCTGTCCACTCTGACCACACATATTCCTGTCTACTTTTACCACACATACTCCTGTCTACTCTTACTACACATACTCCTGTCCACCCTCACCACACATACTCCTGTCCACTCTTACCACACATATTCCTGTCCACTCTTACCACACATACTCCTGTCCACCCTCACCACTTACACTCCTATCCTCCCCCAGGCGACGACCACGACGCCTTCTGGCTGGCGCAGGTGCACTTCAGCACGGGCAACTACAGCCGTGCCCAATCGCTGCTCGCCCGCGGCAACCTCACCGCCCGCAACCCCCAGTGCCGCTACCTGGCCGCCCACTGCGCCATCAAGCTGGGCAAGCTGGACGACGCCCTGCTCATCCTCGGCGAGAAGAACCCCGCCCACCTCGTCTGCGTCcccggcagcggcagcgccCGCCAGAAGCTGCGCCATGTCGACGTGCACCCGCGCCACAcaaccgccgccgccgccgcccgcaACGAGCGCCTGCCCACGAGCGAGGAGCGCGACCGCGAGGCCGCCGACACGCTCAAGTCCGAGGCCGCCATGTGCTACCTGCGCGGCGTGTGCTTCGCCAAGCAGAACTCGTTCGACCGCGCAAAGGACTGCTACAAAACGGCCGTCCAGATCGACGTACAGTGCTTCGAGGCCTTCGATGCCCTAATGGCCAACTCGCTCATGTCGCCCCACGAGGAGTGGGCCTTTCTCGACGCCCTCGACTTCGACTCcatcgccgtcgccgtcgccggcAGCCCCTCGCTCGCCCAGGAGGCCGCCCACTTCACCCGCCAGCTCTACACCACCCGCCTGTCCAAGTACGCGCGGCCCGACGACTTCAACACCGCCACCGAGACCCTCAGCACCCACTACCACCTCGCCGCCAACCCGGACATCCTGCTGTCCCGCGCCGACCTCATGTACACCCACGGCCGCTTCCGCGACGCCCTCGCCCTGACCTCGTCCGTCCTCGCCGCCGACCAGTACAACTTCGCCATCCTGCCCCTGCACCTCGCCTCCCTCTACGAGCTGTCCGAGAAGAACGCCCTCTTCCTGCTCTCCCACAACCTCGCCGACACACACCCCAACGAGCCCGCCGCCTGGCTCGCCGTCGGCGTCTTCTACCTCGCCACCAACCGCATCGCAGACGCCCGCCGCTACTTCTCAAAGGCCTCCATGATGGACCCGCACTTCGGCCCTGCCTGGATCGGCTTCGCCCACACCTTCGCCGCAGAGGGCGAGCACGATCAGGCCATCTCGGCCTACAGCACCGCCGCCCGCCTCTTTCAGGGCACCCACCTGCCCCAGCTCTTCCTCGGCATGCAGAACCTCCAGCTCAACAACCTCACCCTCGCCCACGAGTACCTCGACGCCGCCTACGCCCTCTGCGACACCGATCCCCTCCTGCTCAACGAGATGGGCGTCGTAGCCTTCCACGAGACCGACCTCACCGTCGCCATCTCCCTCTTGCAGCGCGCCCTGTCCTACGCCCAGCAGAATGAAGCCGACCCCGACACCATCATCCCCAGTCGCATCAACCTTGCGCACGCCCTCCGCCGCAACGGCGACCTCGACGAATCCCTGCGCGTCTTCGATGACGTCCTGCGCCACGGCGTCAAAGACCCAAACGTCTTCACCGCAAAGGGCCTCGTCCTGCTCGAGCTGGGCCGCAGCTGGGACGCCGTCATCGTCCTGCACGAGGCGCTCGCCATCGCGCCCCAGGACCCCATGGCCACGGACCTGCTGAACAGAGCCCTCGAGGCAAACGAGACCGACAGCGGCGTCTCCATGTTCGAGCCGGCGCAGAGCCACAACGGCCAGCTGCTGATCGAGGATGAGGTCGACGACCCAGGCTTTGAAGAAGCGCTGAAGCGGCGCAAGAACGCCCTGCGCGACATGGAGCCCAACCGCGTCGCCGGACGTCGGAGGCGCGGGAGGAGACACGCCGCGGGCTTCGTCGATGAGGAGAGCGGCGCTGGCGAAAGCATGCTCGTCGACTCTGACGAGTGATGGAGAGGTTTGCAATTTGGATTCGGCTTTTTTCCCCTTTGAATACCACGGCATAGCAAGGCGTCAGCGGGATGGGAAGGTCAGGCATGGGAAATGTAAAACAGCATCATTACACGATGCCACGGCGTTTACTTCAAGTGGGTTGGATTCTGCAATCAAATTCAGGGTTGGATACCAATC contains these protein-coding regions:
- a CDS encoding Pre-mRNA-splicing factor cwf16 translates to MPAGSSEVPRLALQPFTLTLASTLAFTTDCYDHHHHHHHHHQPPPPHNPAMSERKVLSKYYPPDFDPSKITRQRGPKNAGPKVQTVRLMAPFSMKCTHCGEFIYKGRKFNARKETTDEKYYAIAIFRFYIRCTRCSGEITFKTDPKNMDYECERGAKRNFEPWREAKLAEETEEERLDRLEKEEAERDAMKELETKVIDAKTEMAIADALDEIRSRNARIAKAEQDGTTATVAPPPDDADARRQKQEEDDAEAARRAFSSREMPDLGEEVIDEDTLDEPVEATPVAVFSKKPKEKKDFGAVLGIKKKAPAPAVSAPVKVAPVKVAPVKAAPAPSTLSTMLVAGYDSDD
- a CDS encoding anaphase-promoting complex subunit Cut9 → MEKYLREWRQDAVNRHQYDTAIFVADKLLAITGDDHDAFWLAQVHFSTGNYSRAQSLLARGNLTARNPQCRYLAAHCAIKLGKLDDALLILGEKNPAHLVCVPGSGSARQKLRHVDVHPRHTTAAAAARNERLPTSEERDREAADTLKSEAAMCYLRGVCFAKQNSFDRAKDCYKTAVQIDVQCFEAFDALMANSLMSPHEEWAFLDALDFDSIAVAVAGSPSLAQEAAHFTRQLYTTRLSKYARPDDFNTATETLSTHYHLAANPDILLSRADLMYTHGRFRDALALTSSVLAADQYNFAILPLHLASLYELSEKNALFLLSHNLADTHPNEPAAWLAVGVFYLATNRIADARRYFSKASMMDPHFGPAWIGFAHTFAAEGEHDQAISAYSTAARLFQGTHLPQLFLGMQNLQLNNLTLAHEYLDAAYALCDTDPLLLNEMGVVAFHETDLTVAISLLQRALSYAQQNEADPDTIIPSRINLAHALRRNGDLDESLRVFDDVLRHGVKDPNVFTAKGLVLLELGRSWDAVIVLHEALAIAPQDPMATDLLNRALEANETDSGVSMFEPAQSHNGQLLIEDEVDDPGFEEALKRRKNALRDMEPNRVAGRRRRGRRHAAGFVDEESGAGESMLVDSDE
- a CDS encoding D-arabinitol dehydrogenase (NADP(+)); translated protein: MKALQYSGAEAFAVVEMDVPEIGDDDVLVKIAACGVCGTDLHYHKGEFLAKWPLIPGHEAAGTVVAVGGNVTALSLHDRVTADPLQPCLSCFHCTRRKPLLCDRLKAFGGNAPGGFAEYCRYPARQVHCIGALPFLDAVLLEPLACAAHGIERMQMGVGSAVLLFGCGPTGMLIAQLVRLNGGAHLTIAAHPNAKLALAQSMHLADAYHPISPTDPSSSLSALQAANPHGFDVVIEATGSPSVLESALRFVRKGGKLVVYGVYNAAAKIAWEPFVIWERELEVLASFCSMGHVPVALDYVRAGRVRVSGVVDRTFRVEEWGACLEVVRRGECVKAAIVF